A single bacterium DNA region contains:
- a CDS encoding AbrB/MazE/SpoVT family DNA-binding domain-containing protein, producing METTISTKFQVVIPKDIRRKLGLKPKQKLLVMEKAGILYMIPQAPIEDLRGSAVKAPVTGYREKDDRY from the coding sequence ATGGAAACTACGATCTCGACCAAGTTTCAGGTGGTGATCCCGAAAGACATCCGGAGGAAACTGGGTTTAAAGCCGAAGCAGAAACTGCTCGTCATGGAAAAAGCCGGCATCCTCTACATGATCCCCCAGGCGCCCATAGAAGACCTTAGGGGGTCCGCCGTAAAAGCTCCTGTGACGGGCTACCGGGAAAAGGACGACCGGTATTGA
- a CDS encoding type II toxin-antitoxin system VapC family toxin: MKLIDSCGWLEFFTGGPQAAAYGKELAADMKEILVPAIVLYEVYKFLLRTSSEETAIRCTAHMTQCRVIDLDSVLALESAEISLSTGLAMADAIVYATSRKYSAQLITSDADLKDMEGVIFLEK, from the coding sequence ATGAAGCTCATTGATTCCTGCGGCTGGCTGGAATTTTTCACGGGCGGGCCCCAGGCCGCTGCTTACGGGAAAGAACTGGCCGCCGATATGAAGGAGATCCTCGTCCCTGCCATCGTCCTTTACGAGGTCTACAAGTTCCTGTTAAGGACATCCTCCGAAGAAACAGCCATCCGGTGTACGGCCCACATGACCCAATGCCGGGTGATCGACCTGGACAGCGTGCTGGCCCTGGAGTCCGCTGAAATCTCCCTGAGCACAGGGCTTGCCATGGCTGACGCCATCGTCTACGCCACTTCAAGAAAATACAGTGCGCAGTTGATCACATCGGACGCGGACCTGAAGGACATGGAGGGTGTTATTTTTCTTGAGAAGTAG
- a CDS encoding helix-turn-helix transcriptional regulator, which produces MAKKKTAKAVKILQDRYIGDDPCRKAFLEEERLNAQVARTIYQMRIESGMTQKQLADLIGTTQSVISRLEDGDYEGHSLSMVTRIAEALERKVRVQLVGKGK; this is translated from the coding sequence TTGGCGAAAAAGAAAACAGCTAAAGCCGTGAAAATCCTCCAGGATCGTTACATTGGAGACGACCCGTGCCGCAAAGCATTCCTGGAGGAGGAGCGCCTCAATGCCCAGGTGGCCCGGACGATCTATCAGATGAGGATTGAATCCGGCATGACCCAGAAACAGCTGGCAGACCTCATAGGAACGACCCAGTCTGTCATCAGCAGGCTTGAGGATGGGGATTACGAGGGGCACTCACTGTCGATGGTGACCCGCATCGCTGAGGCGCTGGAGAGGAAAGTGAGGGTGCAGTTGGTGGGGAAGGGAAAGTAG
- a CDS encoding type II toxin-antitoxin system RelE/ParE family toxin, which produces MPETEVVLFAESDGTCPLLHWLDGLPRKVQDKCIVRVERLAEMGHELRRPEADYLRDGTFELRVSYHGIHYRILYFFYGRTAVISHGLIKEKEVPSREIELTIKRRSMYAMDPEKHTYRE; this is translated from the coding sequence ATGCCTGAGACGGAAGTTGTCCTTTTTGCTGAGTCTGATGGTACCTGTCCCCTGCTCCACTGGTTAGACGGGTTGCCGCGCAAGGTCCAGGATAAGTGCATCGTCAGGGTTGAGCGTTTGGCTGAAATGGGTCACGAACTGAGACGACCCGAGGCGGATTATTTACGGGACGGCACCTTCGAGCTCAGAGTCAGTTACCATGGGATCCACTACCGGATACTCTATTTCTTTTACGGTAGGACCGCTGTGATTTCTCACGGCTTAATAAAGGAAAAGGAAGTACCGTCACGTGAGATCGAACTGACGATAAAACGCAGGTCCATGTATGCCATGGATCCTGAAAAGCACACCTACCGGGAGTGA
- a CDS encoding helix-turn-helix transcriptional regulator — translation MTLGVYIREAREKLREGDLSYSLRQVAQRINIEPAYLSKIERDQVPPPGEDTIRRLALDLGEDPDLMLAMAGKVSSDLQEIIRNRPQLFAELIRQLKEQPDKAILRIVRVVRGGEW, via the coding sequence ATGACACTTGGCGTCTACATACGGGAAGCGAGGGAAAAGCTCAGGGAAGGGGATCTCTCCTACTCCCTGCGGCAGGTCGCTCAGAGGATCAACATCGAGCCGGCGTACCTGAGCAAGATCGAGCGGGATCAGGTCCCGCCTCCCGGTGAGGATACCATCCGACGGCTGGCCCTGGACCTGGGTGAGGATCCGGACCTGATGCTGGCTATGGCGGGGAAGGTTTCCTCGGATCTGCAGGAGATCATTCGTAACCGTCCCCAGCTCTTCGCAGAGCTGATCCGCCAACTGAAGGAACAGCCTGATAAAGCCATCTTGAGGATCGTGAGGGTAGTGAGGGGTGGGGAATGGTAG
- the pal gene encoding peptidoglycan-associated lipoprotein Pal: MIKEKKGILVTLAVVLLFSFSLVDCAKKPAAPGPVEQMTQTQDREETPATPGKVEKYTPPAGEVPPPQEPKAVRPGTTREAAAFGVSDLVDVFFEFDSSDLTLEWRDRLADNASFLKAAPGIRIVIEGHCDERGTNEYNLGLGEQRANAVRNYLISLGVSASRIRTISYGEEKPFAVGHNESAWKQNRRAHFVAN, translated from the coding sequence ATGATCAAAGAAAAGAAAGGTATCCTCGTTACTCTGGCAGTCGTTCTTTTATTTAGTTTCTCACTGGTAGATTGCGCCAAAAAACCCGCAGCACCCGGCCCGGTTGAACAGATGACACAAACCCAGGATCGGGAGGAGACTCCGGCTACACCAGGGAAGGTGGAAAAGTACACACCTCCGGCCGGGGAGGTGCCGCCGCCCCAGGAGCCGAAAGCAGTCAGGCCGGGAACCACGCGCGAGGCGGCTGCTTTTGGGGTTTCCGACCTCGTCGATGTGTTCTTCGAATTTGACAGTTCGGACCTCACTTTGGAGTGGAGAGACAGACTTGCCGACAACGCCAGTTTTCTCAAAGCCGCTCCGGGTATCAGGATCGTGATCGAAGGTCACTGTGATGAGAGGGGTACCAACGAATACAACCTCGGTCTGGGTGAGCAACGTGCAAACGCGGTACGGAATTATCTCATCTCACTGGGTGTTTCCGCTTCCAGGATCAGGACGATCAGTTACGGTGAAGAGAAGCCCTTCGCTGTCGGGCACAACGAGTCAGCCTGGAAGCAGAACAGGCGGGCCCATTTCGTGGCGAACTGA
- a CDS encoding MotA/TolQ/ExbB proton channel family protein, with translation MGVNAMIGFFQKGGLFMYPILVVFVVGMAITVERWFELRRTRSTNSKAWNALQPLLAEGDLDKARELVNKDRSVISKMLQMGLARVGAVRRREDIEIAMEESLMEIIPQLEKRTPYVALFANIATLLGLLGTIMGLIEAFTAVANANPAEKADLLSASISVAMNTTAFGLMSAIPLLLFHAMLTSNTGHIVDSLEMASVKALNSISNFNKKYFDAESGFPAENQRDAAGETQGKTTHADS, from the coding sequence ATGGGAGTCAATGCAATGATCGGTTTTTTTCAAAAGGGGGGTCTGTTCATGTACCCCATTCTGGTCGTGTTCGTGGTTGGCATGGCCATTACGGTGGAGCGCTGGTTTGAACTGAGGCGCACCCGGAGCACAAACAGCAAGGCGTGGAATGCGCTCCAACCCCTGCTGGCAGAGGGCGATTTGGACAAGGCTCGGGAGTTGGTCAACAAGGACAGATCCGTTATCTCGAAGATGCTCCAGATGGGGCTGGCGCGTGTGGGTGCGGTCCGGCGGCGGGAAGACATCGAGATCGCCATGGAGGAGAGCCTGATGGAGATCATCCCCCAGTTGGAAAAGCGTACGCCGTACGTCGCTTTGTTCGCCAACATCGCCACCCTGCTGGGGCTGCTCGGAACGATCATGGGGCTCATCGAGGCCTTTACGGCCGTTGCCAATGCGAACCCCGCCGAGAAGGCTGACCTGCTGTCTGCCAGCATCTCGGTGGCCATGAACACCACGGCCTTCGGGCTGATGTCGGCGATCCCTCTTCTGCTTTTCCATGCCATGCTGACCTCAAACACGGGCCACATCGTGGACAGCCTGGAAATGGCATCGGTCAAAGCGCTAAACAGCATCTCCAATTTCAACAAGAAATACTTCGATGCGGAGTCCGGGTTCCCGGCCGAAAACCAGCGGGATGCGGCTGGGGAAACTCAGGGGAAGACGACGCACGCCGATTCCTGA